The following are from one region of the Bradyrhizobium sediminis genome:
- a CDS encoding HPr family phosphocarrier protein — protein MSEDGAAPPNDAGPGVPPGAVSRELPIINKRGLHARASAKFVQMVERFNAEVWVTKGGETVGGTSIMGLMMLSAGPGTSILVSAIGPEAQAALEAITELVGSKFNEEGV, from the coding sequence ATGAGCGAGGATGGCGCGGCACCCCCGAACGATGCCGGGCCGGGTGTCCCGCCGGGCGCGGTGTCGCGGGAACTTCCCATCATCAACAAGCGCGGCCTGCACGCGCGCGCTTCGGCAAAATTCGTCCAGATGGTCGAGCGCTTCAACGCCGAGGTCTGGGTGACCAAGGGCGGCGAAACCGTCGGCGGAACCTCGATCATGGGACTGATGATGCTGTCGGCGGGACCGGGCACATCCATCCTCGTCTCCGCCATCGGCCCCGAGGCGCAGGCCGCCCTCGAGGCGATCACCGAACTGGTCGGCAGCAAGTTCAACGAAGAAGGCGTTTGA
- a CDS encoding acyl-CoA thioesterase: MLTKTPHLFDEATRVTAGDSRWQGQTSENYWAFVGPFGGATAATILRALMEHPERAGTPLAMTVNYCAPIEQGDFDLDIRLVKANRSSQHWCVELTQGGGEVATLATAVFAERRPSWTHQPAPFPHGKSFEQLRPFPKMAATWANQYDFRFMEGNPDFSGTAPPAEPASAYSKLWIGDRVPRKIDMLSLMSMSDAFFGRVFHATRAMVPFGTVSLTTYFHADADDLAAEDTTRVLAVADAKIFHKSYGDQNGELWSPNGRLLATTTQIAYFKA, encoded by the coding sequence ATGCTCACCAAGACCCCGCACCTTTTCGACGAGGCCACGCGCGTGACTGCCGGCGACAGCCGCTGGCAGGGGCAGACCAGCGAGAACTACTGGGCCTTTGTCGGCCCGTTCGGCGGCGCCACCGCCGCCACCATCCTGCGGGCGCTGATGGAGCATCCGGAGCGGGCCGGCACACCGCTCGCCATGACCGTGAATTATTGCGCGCCGATCGAACAAGGCGACTTCGATCTCGACATTCGCCTGGTCAAGGCCAACCGCTCGTCGCAGCACTGGTGCGTCGAGCTGACGCAAGGCGGCGGCGAGGTGGCGACGCTGGCCACCGCGGTGTTCGCCGAACGCCGTCCGTCATGGACGCACCAGCCCGCGCCATTTCCGCACGGCAAGTCGTTCGAACAGCTCCGGCCCTTTCCCAAGATGGCGGCGACCTGGGCCAATCAGTATGATTTTCGCTTCATGGAGGGCAATCCGGATTTCAGCGGGACGGCGCCGCCGGCCGAGCCTGCGAGCGCCTATTCCAAACTATGGATCGGCGACCGCGTGCCCCGGAAGATCGACATGCTGTCGCTGATGTCGATGTCGGACGCGTTCTTCGGCCGGGTCTTTCATGCCACGCGCGCCATGGTGCCGTTCGGCACGGTGTCGCTGACGACCTATTTTCACGCCGACGCGGACGATCTCGCGGCCGAGGATACCACCCGCGTGCTCGCGGTCGCCGACGCCAAGATCTTCCACAAGAGCTATGGCGATCAGAACGGCGAATTGTGGTCGCCGAACGGACGCCTGCTGGCGACCACGACCCAGATCGCGTATTTCAAGGCCTAG
- a CDS encoding sensor histidine kinase — protein sequence MLDRTQPDPSLNAEGALPSLALGDAAVDTPPPHSGQRVLGFLRRAGQFFFALSFSSLTRRIVSLNIAGLVALVASILYLSQFRAGLIDAKAQSLLVQAEIIAGAIAASATVETNTITIDPDRLLDLKPGETYGVPDEYSGLDFPINPERVAPVLRRLISPTKTRARIYGGDGGLILDSRSLYGRGDVMRFELPPPSSDKPGMAERSMIAIRTWLNRGDLPLYRELGPENGKGYQEVVQALDGLKSSMVRINDRGEVIVSVAVPVQRFRAVHGALMLSTQGDDIDQMVTAERLAILKIGGVAAAVMIMLSLLLASTIAGPVRRLADSAERVRRRIRTRVEIPDFTRRRDEIGHLSGALRDMTDALYNRIEAIEMFAADVAHELKNPLTSLRSAVETLPLARNENSRSRLLAVIEHDVKRLDRLISDISDASRLDAELQRQDMTSVDLRRLLTALTTVSNETRRGNNVAVEVRFEGRGPNDTFSVPGHDSRLGQVISNLLSNAQSFSEAGGKVRIVCRRVKNEIEIVVDDDGPGIGEDALERIFERFYTDRPHQGFGQNSGLGLSISKQIIEAHGGRIWAENRPGAAGPDGEPTVAGARFVVRLPAP from the coding sequence TTGCTCGATCGAACGCAGCCTGATCCAAGCCTGAATGCCGAGGGTGCCTTGCCGTCACTCGCCCTGGGCGACGCTGCCGTCGACACCCCGCCGCCGCACAGCGGGCAACGGGTGCTCGGCTTTTTGCGCCGCGCCGGTCAGTTTTTCTTCGCGCTGTCCTTCTCCAGCCTCACCCGCCGCATCGTCTCCCTGAACATCGCCGGCCTCGTCGCGCTGGTGGCGAGCATTCTTTACCTCTCGCAGTTCCGCGCCGGCCTGATCGACGCGAAGGCGCAGAGCCTTCTGGTGCAGGCCGAGATCATCGCCGGTGCGATCGCAGCTTCCGCCACCGTCGAGACCAACACCATCACCATCGATCCCGACCGGCTGCTCGACCTGAAGCCGGGCGAGACCTACGGCGTTCCGGACGAATATTCCGGGCTGGATTTCCCGATCAATCCGGAGCGCGTCGCTCCCGTGCTGCGGCGGCTGATTTCGCCGACCAAGACCCGCGCCCGCATCTATGGCGGCGACGGTGGACTGATCCTCGACAGCCGCAGCCTCTACGGCCGCGGCGACGTGATGCGCTTCGAGCTGCCGCCGCCGTCGTCCGACAAGCCGGGCATGGCCGAGCGCTCGATGATCGCGATCCGCACCTGGCTCAACCGCGGCGACCTGCCGCTCTATCGCGAGCTCGGGCCGGAGAACGGCAAGGGCTATCAGGAAGTCGTACAGGCGCTCGACGGCCTGAAGAGCAGCATGGTGCGCATCAACGACCGCGGCGAGGTGATCGTTTCGGTCGCGGTCCCGGTGCAGCGGTTTCGCGCAGTGCACGGCGCCTTGATGCTGTCGACGCAAGGCGACGACATCGACCAGATGGTGACCGCCGAGCGGCTCGCGATCCTGAAAATCGGCGGCGTCGCCGCCGCCGTGATGATCATGCTGTCGCTGCTGCTGGCGAGCACCATCGCAGGGCCCGTACGCCGGCTCGCCGACAGCGCCGAGCGCGTCCGCCGCCGCATCCGCACCCGCGTCGAGATTCCGGATTTCACCCGCCGCCGCGACGAGATCGGGCATCTCTCCGGCGCGCTGCGCGACATGACGGACGCGCTCTATAACCGCATCGAGGCGATCGAGATGTTCGCCGCCGACGTCGCCCACGAATTGAAGAACCCGCTGACCTCGCTGCGCTCGGCCGTCGAAACGCTGCCCTTGGCGCGCAACGAGAACAGCCGCTCGCGGCTGCTGGCCGTCATCGAGCACGACGTCAAGCGGCTCGACCGCCTGATCTCCGACATCTCGGACGCCAGCCGGCTCGATGCCGAACTGCAGCGCCAGGACATGACCTCGGTCGATCTGCGCCGCCTGCTGACCGCGCTCACCACGGTCTCCAATGAAACAAGGCGCGGCAACAACGTCGCCGTCGAGGTTCGCTTCGAGGGCCGCGGGCCCAACGACACCTTCTCGGTGCCGGGTCATGATTCGCGGCTCGGACAGGTAATCTCCAACCTGCTCTCCAACGCGCAGTCGTTTTCCGAAGCCGGCGGCAAGGTGCGGATCGTCTGTCGCCGCGTGAAGAACGAAATCGAAATCGTGGTCGACGACGACGGGCCGGGGATCGGCGAGGATGCGCTGGAGCGGATCTTCGAGCGCTTCTACACCGACCGGCCGCATCAGGGCTTTGGGCAGAATTCCGGCCTCGGCCTGTCGATCTCCAAGCAGATCATCGAGGCCCATGGCGGGCGCATCTGGGCCGAGAATCGCCCCGGCGCCGCCGGACCCGATGGCGAGCCGACGGTAGCCGGCGCGCGCTTCGTGGTCAGGCTGCCCGCGCCATGA
- a CDS encoding response regulator transcription factor, with amino-acid sequence MPTIALVDDDRNILTSVSIALEAEGYRIMTYTDGASALDGFRTSPPDLAILDIKMPRMDGMETLRRLRQKSDLPVIFLTSKDEEIDELFGLKMGADDFIRKPFSQRLLVERVKAVLRRAAPKDPTAAPKETDAKALDRGLLRMDPERHTCTWKNEPVTLTVTEFLILQALATRPGVVKSRNALMDAAYDDQVYVDDRTIDSHIKRLRKKFKVVDDDFEMIETLYGVGYRFKET; translated from the coding sequence ATGCCCACAATCGCCCTGGTCGACGACGACCGCAACATTCTCACATCCGTCTCGATCGCGCTCGAAGCCGAGGGCTATCGCATCATGACCTACACGGATGGCGCCTCCGCGCTCGACGGCTTCCGCACCTCACCGCCCGACCTTGCGATCCTCGACATCAAGATGCCGCGCATGGACGGCATGGAGACGCTGCGGCGGCTGCGGCAGAAGTCCGACCTGCCGGTGATTTTCCTCACCTCCAAGGATGAGGAAATCGACGAATTGTTCGGCCTCAAAATGGGCGCCGACGATTTCATCCGCAAGCCGTTCTCGCAGCGCCTCCTGGTCGAGCGCGTCAAGGCCGTGCTGCGCCGCGCCGCGCCGAAGGATCCGACCGCCGCTCCGAAGGAGACCGACGCCAAGGCGCTGGACCGCGGCCTGCTCCGGATGGATCCGGAGCGCCACACCTGCACCTGGAAGAACGAGCCGGTGACCTTGACGGTGACGGAGTTTCTGATCCTGCAGGCGCTGGCGACGCGACCTGGCGTCGTGAAGAGCCGCAACGCCCTGATGGACGCCGCCTACGACGATCAGGTCTATGTCGACGATCGCACCATCGACAGCCACATCAAGCGGCTGCGCAAGAAGTTCAAGGTGGTGGACGACGATTTCGAGATGATCGAAACCCTGTATGGCGTCGGCTACCGCTTCAAGGAAACCTGA
- the rocF gene encoding arginase produces the protein MSEPNKPRIALLGVPIEIGASRRGTLMGPDALRTAGIGRVLDQLGFAVEDHGDLKMAAVAPCDGPAPANAKFYDDIKTWIRALSERAFLLARSGAVPIFMGGDHSLSMGSVNGVARYWQELNRPLFVLWLDAHADYNTPDTTETGNMHGMSAAFLCGEPGLDRLLGDQPRVSIGRDRLDLFGIRSIDPLEKKLVGERPIAVADMRAIDEFGVGVLIRRVIEKVKAHDGVLHVSFDVDFLDPAVAPGVGTTVPGGATYREAHLVMELLHDCGLVRSVDIVELNPFLDERGRTARVAVELVGSLFGMQITDRRTPSNAVLPDNS, from the coding sequence ATGTCCGAACCCAACAAGCCGCGCATTGCCCTGCTCGGCGTTCCCATCGAGATCGGCGCGTCGCGGCGCGGCACCCTGATGGGACCTGATGCGCTGCGGACGGCCGGCATCGGCCGGGTGCTCGATCAGCTGGGATTTGCCGTCGAGGATCACGGTGACCTCAAGATGGCAGCGGTCGCACCCTGCGACGGCCCGGCACCGGCCAACGCCAAGTTCTATGACGACATCAAGACCTGGATTCGCGCGCTCAGCGAGCGCGCCTTCCTGCTCGCGCGTTCCGGCGCGGTTCCGATCTTCATGGGCGGCGATCACAGCCTGTCGATGGGATCGGTGAACGGCGTCGCGCGTTACTGGCAGGAATTGAACCGGCCGCTGTTCGTGCTGTGGCTCGACGCCCATGCCGACTACAACACGCCCGACACGACCGAGACCGGCAACATGCACGGCATGTCGGCGGCATTCCTGTGCGGCGAGCCCGGCCTCGATCGCCTGCTCGGCGACCAGCCGCGGGTCTCGATCGGTCGCGACCGGCTCGATCTGTTCGGAATCCGCTCGATCGATCCGCTGGAGAAGAAGCTCGTCGGCGAGCGTCCCATCGCGGTCGCCGACATGCGCGCGATCGACGAGTTCGGCGTCGGGGTCCTGATCCGGCGGGTGATCGAAAAGGTGAAGGCGCATGACGGCGTCCTGCATGTGTCTTTCGACGTCGACTTTCTGGATCCGGCGGTCGCGCCGGGCGTCGGCACCACGGTGCCGGGCGGCGCCACCTATCGCGAGGCGCATCTGGTCATGGAGCTGCTGCACGATTGCGGATTGGTGCGCTCGGTCGACATCGTCGAACTCAATCCGTTTCTCGACGAGCGCGGCCGCACCGCACGCGTCGCGGTCGAACTGGTCGGCAGCCTGTTCGGCATGCAGATCACCGACCGCCGGACGCCGAGCAATGCGGTGCTGCCGGATAATAGCTGA
- a CDS encoding HPr kinase/phosphorylase, whose translation MTAAATASVHASAVLVGKRAVLIRGASGAGKSRLAFDLILAGRSGQIPPAVLVGDDRVHLEARDGELVVHPAAELAGLIEIRGLGIRACDFAAEAIVGLVVDLAAPDADRLPQPEALWTRIHGIEIPRIPVGIGYAAAPLVIAALTMTANSPSSRPSADCPKGIGNHISPTIATE comes from the coding sequence ATGACGGCGGCGGCGACAGCGAGCGTGCATGCATCCGCCGTGCTGGTGGGCAAGCGCGCGGTGCTGATTCGGGGGGCCTCGGGCGCCGGCAAATCCCGCCTGGCGTTCGATCTGATCCTTGCCGGGCGCTCGGGACAGATACCGCCGGCCGTGCTGGTCGGCGACGATCGCGTCCATCTCGAGGCGCGTGACGGGGAACTCGTGGTCCACCCGGCGGCCGAACTGGCCGGCCTGATCGAGATTCGCGGGCTCGGGATCCGCGCTTGCGACTTCGCGGCCGAGGCCATCGTCGGCCTGGTGGTCGATCTCGCGGCGCCCGATGCGGACCGCCTGCCGCAGCCGGAAGCGCTGTGGACACGGATCCATGGTATTGAAATACCTAGAATTCCCGTGGGAATTGGTTACGCGGCGGCGCCACTCGTCATCGCTGCACTGACCATGACCGCGAATTCACCTTCATCCCGACCTTCGGCTGATTGCCCGAAGGGAATTGGTAACCATATCAGCCCCACTATCGCGACCGAATAG
- a CDS encoding HugZ family pyridoxamine 5'-phosphate oxidase — MQPTTDFDAGRLARSLLRRSRQGALATLMTGSGDPYCSLVNVASAPDGSPILLISRLALHTRNILGDDRVSLMLDERAEGDPLEGVRIMLLGRAEEAGAEQGAVLRRRYLSVHPSAEGFVDFKDFSFFRIRPSGMHLVAGFGRIVDLRPDQFLTDISDAGALVEAEQNAIDHMNADHRDATKLYATRLLGAEALDWLCTGCDPGGLDLQAGSKTLRLDFPERVTGPGELRKMLVRLAGEARAKA, encoded by the coding sequence ATGCAGCCCACCACTGATTTCGATGCCGGCCGGCTGGCCCGGTCGCTATTGCGCCGCAGCCGGCAGGGGGCGCTGGCGACCCTGATGACCGGCAGCGGCGACCCGTATTGCTCGCTGGTCAACGTCGCCAGCGCCCCCGACGGTTCCCCGATCCTGCTGATTTCCCGGCTGGCGCTGCATACAAGGAACATTCTCGGCGATGACAGGGTTTCGCTGATGCTGGACGAGCGGGCCGAGGGCGATCCGCTGGAGGGGGTCCGGATCATGCTGTTGGGCCGGGCCGAGGAGGCCGGGGCGGAACAAGGGGCGGTCCTGCGCCGCCGTTACCTCAGCGTCCATCCGTCCGCCGAAGGCTTTGTCGATTTCAAGGATTTCTCCTTCTTCCGGATCCGGCCCTCGGGCATGCATCTGGTGGCGGGTTTCGGGCGGATCGTCGACCTCCGGCCTGATCAGTTTCTGACCGATATCTCCGACGCCGGCGCGCTCGTGGAGGCCGAGCAAAACGCCATCGACCACATGAACGCAGATCACCGCGACGCGACTAAGCTGTACGCGACCCGGCTGCTCGGCGCGGAGGCCCTCGATTGGCTCTGCACCGGCTGTGATCCCGGCGGGCTCGACCTGCAGGCCGGCTCGAAAACCCTGCGGCTGGATTTTCCGGAGCGGGTGACCGGGCCGGGCGAGTTGCGAAAAATGCTGGTCAGGCTGGCAGGCGAGGCGCGGGCGAAGGCCTGA
- a CDS encoding phosphoenolpyruvate carboxykinase — translation MQETGIRNGAFGADKFGLRNLRQVHWNLGAPQLYQYSLSAGEAVLSADGALCADTGDFTGRSPKDKFTVRDASTENMWWGGNQSITSEQFEALYQDFLKHAEGKTLFAQDLYGGADPNFQIKTRVFTELAWHSLFIRTLLIRPEAAVVRHFMPELTMIDMPSFRADPKRHGVRSENVVAIDFARKIVLIGGSHYAGEMKKSVFTTLNYYLPAKGVMPMHCSANVGPKGDSAIFFGLSGTGKTTLSADPKRTLIGDDEHGWGSEGVFNFEGGCYAKCIKLSKEAEPEIHAASKRFGAVLENVVLDEDTRVPDFDDGSKTENTRSAYPLDFIPNASRTGRAGHPKNVVMLAADAFGILPPIAKLSPAQAMYHFLSGYTAKVAGTERGLGNEPQPEFSTCFGSPFLPLDPSVYGNMLRELIARHNVDCWLVNTGWTGGKFGTGSRMPIKVTRALLTAALDGSLRNVEFRTDKFFGFAVPTALPGVPSEILDPVNTWKDKAEFDKTARALVGMFQKNFAKFEAQVDADVRAAAPDLKLAAE, via the coding sequence GTGCAAGAGACGGGAATACGTAACGGTGCCTTCGGCGCCGACAAATTCGGCTTAAGAAATCTCAGGCAGGTGCACTGGAATCTCGGTGCGCCACAGCTCTACCAGTACTCGCTGTCAGCGGGCGAGGCGGTGCTGTCCGCCGACGGCGCGCTGTGCGCCGATACCGGCGACTTCACCGGCCGCAGCCCGAAGGACAAGTTCACGGTGCGCGACGCCTCGACCGAGAACATGTGGTGGGGCGGCAACCAGTCGATCACATCGGAGCAGTTCGAGGCGCTGTATCAGGACTTCCTCAAGCACGCCGAAGGCAAGACGCTGTTTGCGCAGGACCTTTACGGCGGCGCCGATCCGAACTTCCAGATCAAGACCAGAGTGTTCACCGAACTCGCCTGGCATTCGCTGTTCATCCGCACGCTGTTGATCCGGCCCGAGGCCGCGGTAGTCAGGCATTTCATGCCCGAGCTGACCATGATCGACATGCCGAGCTTCCGCGCCGATCCGAAGCGTCACGGCGTGCGTTCGGAGAACGTGGTCGCGATCGACTTCGCCCGCAAGATCGTCCTGATCGGCGGGTCGCATTATGCCGGCGAGATGAAGAAGAGCGTGTTCACCACGCTGAACTATTATCTGCCCGCCAAGGGCGTGATGCCGATGCACTGCTCGGCCAATGTCGGGCCCAAGGGCGACAGCGCGATCTTCTTCGGTCTCTCCGGAACAGGAAAGACCACGCTGTCGGCCGATCCGAAGCGCACGCTGATCGGCGATGACGAGCACGGCTGGGGCAGCGAGGGCGTCTTCAACTTCGAGGGCGGCTGCTACGCCAAATGCATCAAGCTGTCGAAGGAAGCCGAGCCCGAGATCCACGCCGCGAGCAAGCGCTTCGGTGCCGTGCTCGAGAACGTGGTGCTCGACGAAGACACGCGGGTGCCGGATTTCGACGACGGTTCGAAGACCGAGAATACCCGCTCGGCCTACCCGCTCGACTTCATCCCCAACGCCTCGCGCACCGGCCGCGCCGGCCACCCGAAGAACGTGGTGATGCTGGCGGCGGACGCGTTCGGCATCCTGCCGCCGATCGCCAAACTGTCGCCGGCGCAGGCGATGTATCACTTCCTGTCCGGCTATACCGCCAAGGTCGCCGGCACAGAGCGCGGCCTCGGCAATGAGCCGCAGCCGGAATTCTCCACCTGCTTCGGCTCGCCGTTCCTTCCGCTCGATCCTTCGGTCTACGGCAACATGCTGCGCGAGCTGATCGCCAGGCACAATGTCGATTGCTGGCTGGTCAACACCGGCTGGACCGGCGGCAAGTTCGGTACCGGCTCCCGGATGCCGATCAAGGTGACCCGCGCGCTGTTGACCGCGGCCCTCGACGGTAGCTTGCGCAATGTCGAATTCCGCACCGACAAGTTTTTCGGCTTTGCGGTGCCGACCGCGTTGCCGGGGGTGCCGAGCGAGATCCTCGATCCCGTCAACACCTGGAAGGACAAGGCCGAGTTCGACAAGACGGCGCGCGCGCTGGTCGGCATGTTCCAGAAGAATTTCGCCAAGTTCGAAGCCCAGGTCGACGCCGACGTCCGCGCCGCCGCACCCGACCTCAAGCTCGCGGCGGAGTGA
- a CDS encoding PTS sugar transporter subunit IIA: MIGLVLVTHGRLADEFKAALEHVMGPQKQIEAVTIGAEDDSDLCRSDIIEAVNRVDSGDGVAILTDMFGGTPSNLAISCMSRPKVEVLAGINLPMLVKLAKVREERSLPDAIAMAQEAGRKYVTIASRVLAGK, from the coding sequence ATGATTGGTCTAGTACTTGTGACCCATGGGCGCCTTGCCGACGAGTTCAAGGCGGCGCTCGAACATGTCATGGGTCCGCAAAAACAAATCGAAGCCGTCACGATCGGTGCCGAGGACGATTCCGATTTATGTCGAAGTGACATTATCGAGGCGGTCAACCGCGTCGACAGTGGCGACGGCGTTGCTATCCTCACCGACATGTTCGGCGGCACGCCCTCCAACCTCGCGATCTCCTGCATGAGCCGTCCCAAGGTGGAAGTGCTCGCAGGCATCAATCTCCCCATGCTGGTCAAGCTTGCCAAGGTTCGCGAGGAGCGTTCGCTGCCCGACGCCATCGCCATGGCCCAGGAAGCCGGCCGCAAATACGTGACCATCGCCAGCCGGGTTCTCGCCGGCAAATGA
- a CDS encoding glycosyltransferase family 39 protein: protein MSTASFLPAASRARRRPGLRRLAAWLAANACDPRAGLWLVIGFAAAHAVLWTLILINLKAAQDVHMDVAEAFAWGQKFQFGYGKHPPLSGWVAGLWFKVFPVADWATYALAMTTLGCGLVISWLIALRVVDRRRAFFVVVMLALYPIFNFKGFKYNADLLQLVTLPLVVLAYLNAFEKRSVKSGLWLGLAGALALMTKYWVLTMIGAIGLAALLHPDRLLFLRSPAPWVAIAILAVAMLPHLWWLREVDFVPLTYAGDVYGLSNRAQSIQLVLGYIGHNLALLAIPVALAALALAWRPLSWATLTRRPSAWFARNWSRGANTAVDLPQARNIWIIQAIVAVGPPLGGLFFTVYMKTDWGISLFFLTPLALAAIPALRMQKMALVHLAAIWLAITLAVLAASPWIAAKEMAINPNGAATYGARSELARELTLAWRARFHSRWAVVAGTTEMSEPLAFYSPDHPAPFTPGEVWSSGLTSLDEAKRLGFIGVCDTTDGRLPICEAWMKANGKDAEQLTITTQRFFKGRPGPAITWKVFIVPPAR from the coding sequence ATGTCGACTGCATCATTTTTGCCCGCGGCTTCGCGCGCGCGCCGCAGGCCGGGCCTCAGGCGATTGGCGGCCTGGCTCGCGGCGAATGCCTGCGATCCCAGGGCCGGGCTCTGGCTGGTGATCGGCTTTGCCGCCGCCCATGCCGTGCTCTGGACCCTCATCCTGATCAATCTCAAGGCGGCGCAGGACGTCCATATGGACGTCGCCGAAGCCTTCGCCTGGGGCCAGAAGTTCCAGTTCGGCTACGGCAAGCATCCGCCGCTGTCCGGCTGGGTCGCCGGTCTCTGGTTCAAGGTCTTCCCGGTCGCCGACTGGGCGACCTATGCGCTGGCGATGACGACGCTCGGCTGCGGGCTCGTGATCTCGTGGCTGATCGCCTTGCGCGTGGTGGATCGCCGCCGCGCCTTCTTCGTCGTGGTGATGCTCGCGCTTTATCCGATCTTCAATTTCAAGGGCTTCAAGTACAATGCGGACCTGCTGCAGCTCGTCACCCTGCCGCTGGTGGTGCTGGCCTATCTGAATGCGTTTGAAAAACGCAGCGTGAAATCGGGTCTGTGGCTGGGCCTCGCCGGCGCGCTGGCGCTGATGACCAAATACTGGGTGCTGACCATGATCGGCGCCATCGGGCTCGCCGCACTGCTGCATCCCGACCGCTTGTTGTTCCTGCGCTCGCCGGCGCCGTGGGTCGCGATCGCCATCCTGGCGGTGGCGATGCTGCCGCATCTCTGGTGGCTGCGCGAAGTCGATTTCGTGCCGCTGACCTATGCCGGCGATGTCTATGGGCTGTCGAACCGCGCGCAAAGCATCCAGCTCGTGTTGGGTTACATCGGCCACAATCTCGCGCTGCTCGCCATTCCGGTGGCGCTGGCGGCGCTGGCCCTCGCCTGGCGACCGCTGTCCTGGGCGACGCTGACGCGACGGCCGTCGGCATGGTTCGCGCGCAACTGGTCGCGCGGTGCCAACACGGCTGTGGACTTGCCGCAGGCGCGCAATATCTGGATCATCCAGGCGATCGTCGCGGTCGGGCCGCCGCTCGGCGGCCTTTTCTTCACGGTCTATATGAAGACCGATTGGGGAATTTCGCTGTTCTTCCTGACGCCGCTGGCGCTGGCCGCGATCCCTGCGCTGCGCATGCAGAAGATGGCGCTGGTTCATTTGGCCGCGATCTGGCTGGCGATCACGCTCGCGGTGCTCGCCGCCTCGCCCTGGATCGCGGCAAAGGAGATGGCGATCAATCCGAACGGGGCGGCGACCTACGGCGCGCGCTCCGAACTCGCCCGCGAACTGACGTTAGCCTGGCGCGCGCGGTTTCATTCACGCTGGGCGGTGGTCGCGGGCACCACGGAAATGAGCGAGCCGCTGGCGTTCTACAGCCCGGATCATCCGGCGCCGTTCACGCCCGGCGAAGTCTGGTCGTCGGGGCTGACGTCGCTCGATGAAGCCAAACGGCTCGGCTTCATCGGCGTCTGCGATACCACCGATGGCCGGCTGCCGATCTGCGAAGCGTGGATGAAGGCCAATGGCAAGGACGCCGAGCAACTGACCATCACCACGCAGCGCTTCTTCAAGGGACGGCCGGGACCGGCGATCACCTGGAAGGTCTTCATCGTGCCGCCGGCGAGGTAG